The Astatotilapia calliptera chromosome 17, fAstCal1.2, whole genome shotgun sequence genome has a segment encoding these proteins:
- the hspa14 gene encoding heat shock 70 kDa protein 14 isoform X2 → MSAIGVHFGYTSACVAIFKDGRADVVANDAGDRVTPTVVGYRDTEQIVGIAAKQGRVRNAASTVIKVKQVLGRSFDDPEIQRHRTETKCQVVSRENKPFYEITSGQQPKYVAPEDVAKLIFQKMKETAQSALGGSDVSDAVITVPSEFAHAQKRALRNAAEAAGFNVLRLIHEPAAALLAYDIGQESPSGKSHVLVYKLGGTSLSVTVLQVNGGMFLCRSAHTDHSIGGEAFTQALAQHLASEFKRTFKHDVSSNPRAMLKLMNGAEMAKHSLSSLGSANCFVDSLHDGIDFECSVSRARFELLCSSLFNKSIQPIKAVLEEAGLTPHNISKVVLCGGSARIPRLQQMIREMFPDVELLNAAPPDEVIAVGAALEAGLLVGRDGLTPEEDSVTVDVSSIDVLVKEVDESGAEMFTVLLPVGTPLPAHRHHILRGDGKLSSLCLEIYQRFITEQPEKLSKIVFRDLQPTEESHSIDTVVTMKSDGSIHLSCVEQGTGRSEVVTIAAAS, encoded by the exons ATGTCGGCGATTGGGGTTCATTTCGGTTATACATCCGCTTGTGTGGCGATATTTAAG GATGGACGGGCTGATGTGGTGGCTAACGATGCAGGAGACAGAGTAACGCCAACTGTGGTGGGCTACAGAGACACTGAACAG ATTGTAGGTATAGCAGCAAAACAGGGACGGGTCCGCAATGCTGCCAGCACAGTCATCAAAGTGAAACAAGTGCTCGGGAGAAG CTTTGATGACCCAGAGATACAAAGGCACAGAACGGAGACCAAATGTCAG gttgtcagcagagaaaacaaaccTTTTTATGAGATCACATCAGGACAGCAGCCAAAGTATGTTGCTCCAGAAGATGTCGCAAAGCTCATCTTCCAGAAAATGAAAG AAACGGCTCAGTCGGCTCTGGGAGGCTCGGATGTAAGTGACGCTGTCATTACTGTTCCCTCAgagtttgcacatgctcagaagCGTGCTCTTAG GAACGCGGCTGAAGCTGCAGGGTTCAATGTCCTGAGGCTAATCCACGagcctgctgctgctttgctggcCTATGACATCGGACAGGAGTCGCCGTCAGGGAAGAG TCACGTCCTCGTCTACAAGCTCGGTGGGACGTCCCTGAGCGTGACAGTGCTGCAGGTCAATGGAGGAATGTTCCTGTGTCGCAGCGCTCACACTGACCACAGCATCGGAGGAGAGGCTTTCACTCAGGCCTTAGCGCAGCACCTCGCCTCAGAATTCAAACG CACGTTTAAGCACGATGTGAGCTCTAATCCTCGGGCTATGTTGAAGCTGATGAATGGTGCAGAGATGGCGAAGCACTCCCTGTCctcgctgggttcagccaacTGCTTCGTTGACTCCCTTCATGATGGTATCGACTTCGAGTGCAGCGTCTCGAG AGCTCGATTTGAGCTGCTCTGCTCTTCACTCTTCAACAAAAGCATCCAGCCAATCAAAGCCGTCCTCGAGGAGGCGGGTCTTACACCTCACAACATTAGCAAG GTGGTTCTTTGCGGCGGCTCGGCCAGAATTCCTCGTCTGCAGCAGATGATCCGTGAAATGTTTCCGGATGTGGAGCTTCTCAACGCGGCACCTCCTGACGAGGTCATCGCTGTGGGCGCAGCCCTGGAGGCGGGCCTGCTGGTCGGCAGAGATGGCCTTACCCCAGAGGAAGACTCTGTCACAGTGGATGTGTCTTCCATTGACGTACTAGTAAAA GAGGTGGATGAGTCTGGAGCTGAGATGTTCACGGTTCTCCTTCCTGTGGGCACACCCCTCCCTGCCCACAGACATCACATCCTCAGGGGGGACGGAAAACTGTCCTCGCTGTGTTTGGAGATTTACCAGCGATTCATCACAGAGCAGCCGGAGAAGCTGTCCAAG ATTGTTTTTAGAGACCTGCAGCCCACAGAGGAGAGTCACAGCATTGACACTGTGGTGACCATGAAAAG CGATGGCTCCATTCATCTTTCCTGTGTAGAACAGGGCACTGGAAGGTCAGAGGTCGTCACCATAGCAGCTGCATCGTGA
- the hspa14 gene encoding heat shock 70 kDa protein 14 isoform X1: MSAIGVHFGYTSACVAIFKDGRADVVANDAGDRVTPTVVGYRDTEQIVGIAAKQGRVRNAASTVIKVKQVLGRSFDDPEIQRHRTETKCQVVSRENKPFYEITSGQQPKYVAPEDVAKLIFQKMKETAQSALGGSDVSDAVITVPSEFAHAQKRALRNAAEAAGFNVLRLIHEPAAALLAYDIGQESPSGKSHVLVYKLGGTSLSVTVLQVNGGMFLCRSAHTDHSIGGEAFTQALAQHLASEFKRTFKHDVSSNPRAMLKLMNGAEMAKHSLSSLGSANCFVDSLHDGIDFECSVSRARFELLCSSLFNKSIQPIKAVLEEAGLTPHNISKVVLCGGSARIPRLQQMIREMFPDVELLNAAPPDEVIAVGAALEAGLLVGRDGLTPEEDSVTVDVSSIDVLVKEEVDESGAEMFTVLLPVGTPLPAHRHHILRGDGKLSSLCLEIYQRFITEQPEKLSKIVFRDLQPTEESHSIDTVVTMKSDGSIHLSCVEQGTGRSEVVTIAAAS, encoded by the exons ATGTCGGCGATTGGGGTTCATTTCGGTTATACATCCGCTTGTGTGGCGATATTTAAG GATGGACGGGCTGATGTGGTGGCTAACGATGCAGGAGACAGAGTAACGCCAACTGTGGTGGGCTACAGAGACACTGAACAG ATTGTAGGTATAGCAGCAAAACAGGGACGGGTCCGCAATGCTGCCAGCACAGTCATCAAAGTGAAACAAGTGCTCGGGAGAAG CTTTGATGACCCAGAGATACAAAGGCACAGAACGGAGACCAAATGTCAG gttgtcagcagagaaaacaaaccTTTTTATGAGATCACATCAGGACAGCAGCCAAAGTATGTTGCTCCAGAAGATGTCGCAAAGCTCATCTTCCAGAAAATGAAAG AAACGGCTCAGTCGGCTCTGGGAGGCTCGGATGTAAGTGACGCTGTCATTACTGTTCCCTCAgagtttgcacatgctcagaagCGTGCTCTTAG GAACGCGGCTGAAGCTGCAGGGTTCAATGTCCTGAGGCTAATCCACGagcctgctgctgctttgctggcCTATGACATCGGACAGGAGTCGCCGTCAGGGAAGAG TCACGTCCTCGTCTACAAGCTCGGTGGGACGTCCCTGAGCGTGACAGTGCTGCAGGTCAATGGAGGAATGTTCCTGTGTCGCAGCGCTCACACTGACCACAGCATCGGAGGAGAGGCTTTCACTCAGGCCTTAGCGCAGCACCTCGCCTCAGAATTCAAACG CACGTTTAAGCACGATGTGAGCTCTAATCCTCGGGCTATGTTGAAGCTGATGAATGGTGCAGAGATGGCGAAGCACTCCCTGTCctcgctgggttcagccaacTGCTTCGTTGACTCCCTTCATGATGGTATCGACTTCGAGTGCAGCGTCTCGAG AGCTCGATTTGAGCTGCTCTGCTCTTCACTCTTCAACAAAAGCATCCAGCCAATCAAAGCCGTCCTCGAGGAGGCGGGTCTTACACCTCACAACATTAGCAAG GTGGTTCTTTGCGGCGGCTCGGCCAGAATTCCTCGTCTGCAGCAGATGATCCGTGAAATGTTTCCGGATGTGGAGCTTCTCAACGCGGCACCTCCTGACGAGGTCATCGCTGTGGGCGCAGCCCTGGAGGCGGGCCTGCTGGTCGGCAGAGATGGCCTTACCCCAGAGGAAGACTCTGTCACAGTGGATGTGTCTTCCATTGACGTACTAGTAAAA GAGGAGGTGGATGAGTCTGGAGCTGAGATGTTCACGGTTCTCCTTCCTGTGGGCACACCCCTCCCTGCCCACAGACATCACATCCTCAGGGGGGACGGAAAACTGTCCTCGCTGTGTTTGGAGATTTACCAGCGATTCATCACAGAGCAGCCGGAGAAGCTGTCCAAG ATTGTTTTTAGAGACCTGCAGCCCACAGAGGAGAGTCACAGCATTGACACTGTGGTGACCATGAAAAG CGATGGCTCCATTCATCTTTCCTGTGTAGAACAGGGCACTGGAAGGTCAGAGGTCGTCACCATAGCAGCTGCATCGTGA